A segment of the Elaeis guineensis isolate ETL-2024a chromosome 6, EG11, whole genome shotgun sequence genome:
tttatatatataatcaaaaaatttatctaatttaattttatttaaattatttaatttttaattatttgatgtaTAAATTAGAGATctctaaattatataattttttatatataaataattttaaaataataaattatatttaataatttaaattatcaacATAAAATtcgtattataaaattttaatctaattggatccgaatacagagagagagagagagagagagagagcgcgcgCGCGCATTAATTTCGATGGAGTAGTCAGGAGGCAAGCATATAGGAATTGGTTCGTGGGGGCTTGTGAAGGTTGAGAGGTTGTACTTGTTAGGTAGGGGGCTGATTTAAGAATGGTGTATAAATTCTTTCGCATGatttgacatatatatatatatatatatatatatatatatatatatatatcacgagATCAGGGTCCCATTCTACCCGCTCTTGGACCAAGAAAATAGTAAGTAAATGCCATTTGAGTTGGAAGAGGACACTTAAAAAAGGTTAGCTCACCTGATGCTAGGAAAGAAAGCGAGCGATCTGGTGTGCGGCTCGTACACTGAAAGACATGGTCAGTAGAAGTTGACATACCAATTACTACATTCTTGGGTCATACAAGCATAGTGCCATGGGTTGGATGGCACGTCGTCTCTGACAGCCAAATGTCACTGGGATCCACTTCAATCCATTTTCTGTAGCATATCCCGGATTAAGTAGGTTTTGGAATGCAATAAAAAAGATTGATGGAAACTCGTTtgaatgatttaatttttaattaaactttAGCCAAATTTATGAGCGTGGAGTTAAGTTGGCGTAGGGGTTTTATTGTAGGAGATTTATTGCATTTTCCAATAAAATTGGAACTGGGCTGGGCCGGGCCGGGTCTTATCCCTATTTAAgctcggttcgaaataattttttgGACTTCAGATCGGGCTTAGGctcgatttttttgaaaaaaatacaaGCCCGAGCCCGGCCCGAGCTCGGATCCGAAGATAGCCCGAGATCAATCGAGCCAGCCCACATCCAATCGCGCTTCAACTTCTTCACGTCCAACCACCACGCCCGACACCACCCGCATCACCTCTGCCCATCTGCAACTTTGAGCGCAGCTCTTCCATCTCGATCCCCTTCCCCCGACCCCCCTACCTTGGCATCCATGGACATGTCCCAGTTGTCGACGGGCGACGGCGATGCGGAATCCGCTAAGGATGGCGCGAACGGTGTTGCGGAGGGATGTCGAAAATAGGATGACCTTGGGATGCTTGGGCTCATCGGCGAGGTGCTTCCAGAGGGGTTTAATGGCGGGATGCTTGTCCTTGGCCTTGATCAGGCGATGGTGGTAGTACGTGAGGGATCGGGGGAGGAGGTAGGGCTTTTTGGAGGTGGAGGTGGGAGAGGAGAGGTCGTCGAGGTCATCCATGAGGTCCCAGGCGTTGATGACGACAGTGGGTGAGGCAGAGATAGTGGCAAGCTAGGGATCGAGGTTGTCTAGGGTTTTGAGGGAGCCATAGGTGGTGAAGGTGATGGACACGAGATGGATAGACTAAAGAGGAGGGAGAGAGATGGAAAcctagggagaagaggaggtggaGCGGTATGGGAAGGTGGTGCCGTTGGAGAGCACCACCCAACCTGCCTCCCTCGTGAGAGGGCGATGACCTCATTGATATCCACCCGCACCCGAAGGTTGTAGTTTCCATACCGTCGAAGCCTAGACAGAATCCTCGCAATGATCACTAGCCGGTGCCGCTCTCTAAGCTTCGTCCTTTCCTTCTCCTCCTTCGACCGTGGTCGCCTCATCGCCCCCCTTGCATCATCCCCTCCCCCTCACCGCTGCTGTCGCCGATCCCCCCCGGTTGCTCGAAGTAGCATGGGGGCTCAGGTTGAACCTTGGGCCGAGTTTTGGGTCCGAGCTCGGGCTAGGCCAAAGGTCTGCTCGAGCCTAGCCCGAAAGTAAAACGGGCCTATTTTTTGGACCCAAGTCTGGCTTGAATGATTTCAGATCGAGTCCAAAGCCCGACCCGAAGCCGGCCCGAGCCAACTTCCAACCCTAATTTTTCTATTTGGCCGCAATTTTATCTTTATTGTGGGCTTGAGTGCCATGTACACAAGTTTCATCCCTGACATTTCTTATCACTCCTTATCTACGTATttaatttgaaatatatatttatatttttatcaaaatttaatatcAATTTGGGCAGTTTTATAAGTTCAgatgattataaattttaatttagaaaaaaattatggtgGCACCACTTTAAGTTTGGTCCAGTTAGACTtaggctttaaaaatttaaaaaattttacttaGAAACCAGTATTTCATTTTCATTGTAATATATTTAGATTCTAACACTATTAATagggtgagaaaaaaaataaaaatatccttaagtcaaAGAGATCATAGTAGATCTCAAAATACTCCATCTTCTATCATCTATCTGTCTATatggatctcaaaatattttatccTCTGTCATCTATTTACATGTGCAGATCTTAAAGTACTATATCTTCtatcatttatttatttgtaCAGATCTTAAAGTACTCTATCTTCATCTTTTATTCATCTATATAGGTCTTAAAGCATTCCATTATCTATTAGATATTCTCACATAAACCTTAAAGCATTCTATCActtttcatccatccacttgcACAAATCTTAAAACACTTTGCTCAATCATTTATCTacctgcacagatctcaaagtatTTCATCCTATGTTATTTATCCacctacaaaaatctcaaaatatttcatcttttatcATTCATCCACATATATAGATCTTAAAGCAATCCATCATTTATCATCCATCCatctatatagatctcaaagcactttaTTCTTTATCATTCATCCACTTGCACATATCTCAAGGCACTTTATCTTTTGTCATCTATCCTCTCATATAATCTCAAAACACTCCATCTTCTATTATGCATCATCTGTATAGATCCTAAAGTACTCTTTCCTTTATTATTCATTTCTTATGTAGATCttattgttaggaatagtgtcccaaagccaatcgtcagcctgttgacggttgtgctcattcttgtattagtatatgaattataaataaataaaaaaattattttgatatttttcatcataaaatatttcattttctaatgaactcctgtgttgtggtgaagtccttaggactatttagactcgataaaggaggatttgtcgtttagtccttaaatctgttcgcgatcaaatgatacgttgtaacCAAGGACGAcagcgtttatcaagcataggtcgttgtgtgccatatgggttggttgtcctcttaaccaaggagtgtggagacactggtatggcatacaggtaagatgtaagggtacatctgcactgaacgtgatcgactccggagctatttctgctgtcaagatttgctccgataggatatgggtataaatatccctccaacttgagaccgccacggtgacttgcaagcaactcactgcacttaggcactggactacctgaatttctaattcagtgacggaaggatgctgggtgtagtcaagtacttgacttgtcggtgcgtgtgtcaagatgggattgaccactccagttctggagctgtgtacagtcgtgttttaatttagcaaaaccttggtcagggtagtcctagtgaggagtcacaggactgtttgaattgagcacgattcggatgatctaatcagggttgacagtttaaccctgagtcatcctaaacacagggtcaaaagggatgaattatacagtaaccatattcacgtaggttctgagtgttgcgattgtgactattcgacctattcggatatcgagtaccattgctagatggtcacttcgattagtgcaggaattggttcttatactaccggcttaggttcgaacctgcggggtcacacacattagagatttctatctgatctgatggctgatgaagagtcctatatgtctgagactctgtgatcgagaatcaagattctctgatcatgagtaccacacattttggataccgggatcaagagtcccactggtttggaacttttttgatcagggtttcatatcgatggactctgatgtccgattgtccatcagatttggactcagtatttatgagagatttaattagtgatttgatcactaattaactcaatttgattgaataattatttttggatcaagtccaattgaattggattcagttgggtttgatccgattaggttaagtgttgatctaatcgctaaggtgttttggtcactgatttgatcaggagttggacatagtcaatttttaatttgattagaattttattgagcctaattaagcttaattaagttgagtttaacttagtctaattgtgcctaacctattttgattaggttggctcaattaggttcaaaccatcttaactaatctccctgcaccacctcacttctcatgcacccatttgaattcacgagaaacaacttctcatgaattttctcccacgcagaagccttcccacgccctctcttgtgcgccatttatctggataaaaatggttggttggccattcaaattcaaatgaagtttgaatttgaatggggtaACCAACTCCTTGCGccaacttgccttatccatcttgtgcgccacttattatacacgagaaagagtttctcgtgtaaactctccatgcacaagagagcccacgcccttctcttctcatgccaagagtggataaggatgggttgttttgcatttgaattcaaattcgatttgaattcaaattcgatttgaattcaaatgagcaaccacttatctttatcctctcacgcggataagacatgtcttACActgttttaaaaaagaaaaaaaagtggagcgtgcgtagaattttttctGAGAAagaatagtgggcgtgaggaagccttgtgcacaagtttgaagttcaaaaacttccgagagaaaagaaaagaaaagaaacaaaaagcgggcgcagggttttcagagagtaccctagggtttcagcctggggttcgtgAAGTGAgtaagtgagctatgagtgtcgtgagcccaccaaacttcgaaaagagcttcatcaacctctcaagcacctctgctaacgatccagagcatccgaagagtcggtagatcaagatcgaaggagtttgatcaacatcgaccatcaaaagggttcagctacgaactagcattcgtgaggagccgatcagactgaaaactttgtgtggatgatttgcagaggtcagacacactgtgtggctgtattgcgacaATCAtattcttccgacggtgatcagattacgacgatcgactactcgcacaaaggtaatgtgttctgaatacataacagtaaaatatttactgtagaagtttaaatttcaaatttaaatgcatactatgtatatatcatatttagatccttgtgtaggatttatacatgttaattaattagatcaattaataattttcactataaaataataattttaaaaaaaatttaaaattattgttttatccctgcactaaaattcactacaCTTATAGTGTTCTGTTCTCTATCATTCGTTTACTTGTGTCAATCTCAAAATGCTCCATCTTCTATTAGCTTTTTGCATATATCAGAGAGCATCCCATCTTTTGTCATTCATCTATCTACACATATCTcaaaatattctattttttatcatccggtgcatagatctcaaagtattATGTTCTTTGTCATTCATGTACTAGCATGGATCTCAAAGCATTATGTTCTTATAActctcctttctcttttcttcaattcatatcaaaaaaaaaaaaaaaaaagcacctgATTAAATTAACGTGaatgataattataaaattttataaaaaaataatttttcttgttTTTAGTATGTGAAATGtccaaaaaaaaagcaaaaagaaaTATTAGTCTCTTACATAAGACAATCCTTGGGCGTTAGCATGAAGTAAATTTTAAAACTCGCCAAGAATACAGTCACCAGCTGAAAAATATAGTTTAGTTTATAAAACTTCAGTTATTAGATGATTGCGGTAATGTTTTGTGACAGAGATTAGACAACTGGTCATATTGCAATGTATTTAAGATTATGCTGATTAAttagttattttaaattttaaaattaagtaCAAATTACTAAgggattttttcctttattttacgTGCTTTTTTCTCATTTTCAGTAGTCATACACCGAAGGTCCCAAACCCATGATGGGTCCAGTCCTCCCCACGTCCCAATCTAGTTTTGCCTTCTCGCGCCTCAATCGTTGTTTTAACTTCTCACCCCATTGTGGGCTCAACCAAGCCTTGTGATTCACTCCATTTCATCACTCCGAACacccttcctcttctctctcgGATTCCTTCGTCCCTCTTCCCCTCATTCTCCTTCAAACCCATCCCCCCTTGTCAACTCCCCCATGTCCTCCCCAGAACCCTTAACAAACTAAAAGCCTCATTCACCCCCTTCTCATCCATTCCTCATTTCTTGCTCAAGACCCCTAAAACCTATCACCGTCCAACAAAATTTGAAACACATCTCACTCCCAATTACTAAATCCACGCAACATCTCCCACTTCCCATCTTCACAAGAAGTCCTCTTCCATTCCTTTCCCAAATTTTCCTCCCATCATCTCGCGCTATAATGAATCAAATCGTCGTCTCCCCCTAATttaactcctctctctctcttgctcgcTCGCTCGCTCTCGACAGAGTGGAGCCTAGAAAGATGGCCACTACCATCTCAAAACCCTCGTCAAAGCTCTCCAAATCCCCTTCCCAATCCTCCACTTCCAAGTCCTCCTCTTCTTCGCTTTCTTCTCATTTGGCCATGGTGGAGCTCAAGTCTCGGATCCTCTCCGCCCTTTCCAAACTCTCCGACCGCGATACCCACCAGATCGCCGTCGACGACCTCGAGAAGATCATCCACACCCTCCCCCCCGACGGCGTCCCCATGCTCCTCAACGCCCTCCTCCACGACCCTTCCCCTCCTCCCGATCCCAACTCCCGGCAGACTCCCAACGTCGCCCGCCGCGAGTCACTCCGCCTCCTCGCCCTCCTCTGCTCCTCCCACCCCGACGCCGCTGCCGCCCACCTCCCCAAGATCATCGCCCACCTTGTCCGCCGTCTCAAGGACCCCGCCTCCGATTCCTCCGTCCGCGACGCCTGCCGCGACGCCGCCGGCTCCCTCGCCTCCATCTACCTCCGCTCCTCCGCCGCCGCCAACCCTGAGGACACCTCCGCCGCTGCCGGTGGCGGTGGGTCCTCCTCCCCAGTTGTTTCCCTCTTTGTGAAGCCCTTGTTCGAGGCAATGGGGGAGCAGAACAAGGCGGTGCAGGCCGGGGCAGCAATGTGCCTCGCTAAGGTGATGGAGTGTGCCGGGGGTGGTGGGGATGGGGATGGAGGACGGCCGGCGATGGCTGGAGCGGCGTTTCAGAGGCTGTGCcccaggatctgcaagctgcttGGCGGGCAGAGCTTTTTGGCCAAGGGGGCGCTTCTGTCGGTCGTTTCCAGCTTGGCTCAGGTTTGTCCTGTGATTGGATTTCAGTTTAAAGAACAAAGAAAATGAATGTAGGTGTTTTTAATGGGCTCTATATCTTTGTTTGTGTGTTAAATTTGTGATTTTGGGGGATTCTTGGGCTCTTATAGGTGGATTCTTACCATGGAATTTGGGAGAACCCACATCGCCCAATTGAAGGAGATGGGATCTGTaacccattttttttctttaaggaaAAAGTTATCCTTTTCATTATTACGTCAAATGAGCTCTGTGTATTCGAGTTGATTATTGCTTGATCTAACCTGTTCCAGACAAGCTGTCTAGAAGTCAGCAGGGTCTccctgatctttttttttttattgctctCAGTGTTTTCTTATATGTGTACATTATGTTTTTCGTATTTCTGTTCCAATTGTTTGTCTTTTGTGTCACGAGGTTTTGATTCCTTTTTCCTGATATTTTCCTATATCTAATGATGCATGATCTCATTGCAACTCCATCTTAAGTGCAAAATGTGGAACAAGTTTAGATGAGTGCTGATAGATGTATTTTGACACTTTGTAAAGTTTAAGTAATGTGCATTTTGCCATCCAATAAAGTTTTCATGTGCTGATGGATCAAACATATTGAAAAACATAACCTACCCATTTAAATTAATATGGAATGTAAATAAATCTTTATGTGTTTCAAATAAGTAGCTTCTGCATTAACACCATAGTACATTTAGTTTTAGTGTTGAAGCTGATGACCTGTCTTTGGATAAATGATGGAGAAGAAGTTTAGTTCTAAAATTCTGAAAGAAAAGTAGCTATACATATTTAATTGAGCTGTAGCAAGAGTACTCACTATATAAATCTGTTTCAGGTAGGAGCAATTAGTCCCCAGAATATGCAACAAGTGCTGCAAAGTGTTCGTGAATGCCTTGAGAATAACGACTGGGCTACCCGTAAGGCAGCAGCTGATACATTGAGTGTGTTGGCATCTTCTTCAATGCATTTGATCGCTGATGGGGCTTCTCCAACAATAGTGGCTCTTGAGGCTTGCCGTTTTGATAAGGTAGCTTTCCTGTTTACAACTGCATCATTTTGAAGACCATTTATTATAGTGAAAGTATTTTGTTCAATAAGTTTGATGTTTCTATTTTTCATGTAAGGCTGCTAAATGAATTAATCGAATGTTGTCTGTATTTCAGGTGAAACCTGTTAGAGATAGCATGATGGAGGCATTGCTGTCATGGAAGAAGATTGCGGGAAAGGGAGACGATGGAAATTCAGAGGACTTCAAGGGTCTGTATTATACattgattatttttattgttcTTCTTTCACAGATTGTCTTCATTCTTTTTTTCTCCATGATATGGTACTacttgaatttatttttgatttgtgCACTTTGTTGCAGATGGTAAAAATTGTGAATCAGCTGATACTGAAGAAAAGTCAGAGAATAAAAGGTCAAGTTCCAGTGGCAGAAGACCAGAATCCATAAAAGATTCATCTGCTGGTTCTTCACCTACTGATCATGATTCTGTGTCCAAAGGAAAAGGTACTAGCATACCAGAGAGAGCAGCAGTTTTATTAAAGAAAAGAGCACCTACTTTAACAGACAAAGAGTTGAATCCAGAATTTTTCCAAAAACTTGAAACAAGAAGTTCAGATGACTTGCCTGTAGAAGTTGTGGTACCTCGCAGGTGTCATCAGTCTTCCCACTCACAAGGTGAAGAAGAACCAGAATTGTCTGATAGTGATCCTCGGGGCAATTCAAATAATGATGGCTTGGCATGTCGTGAGTCGAATGACACTCATGGACGTGTCAATCCTAATTATCAGAATGCCGAGAAAAGATCAGGGGCATACGATCGACCACAACACTCTGATGATTTTGCTCGGGATAGGTGGACAGAACAAAGAGGATTTAGGGCTAAAGACTCAAAAGCAAGGGCTTTTGATGTTGATGATAGGATTGAAGTCAGTCAGAAGGATCCCTCTGTCCGAGTGAATATTGCCAGAGGTGATGGCCAAGCTGAAGGATCCTTCATGAACAACAAAGggaattggttggccattcagagGCAATTATCACAATTGGAGAGGCAACAAACCAATCTCATGAACATGTTGCAGGTTTGTTTATAAATGAAGACGATAGCTGCAATTCTGTTATCCAAAATGACATAGTTAAATTTTATGACTGCTGCATGTGGAGTGAGCTTTTTGCACATTTTTCCTTTTATTTAGACATGATGGAATAGATATGAGGAGAGaaaaagggtttttttttttttttgttgttgtggGGGGGAGGGTGGTGTGGGTGAGTGGGGGGCAGTAGATAGATAGACAGATATGGTGCATTATGTGCTTTATGGCCTTTTATGTCAGTGCCATTATATTGTCTAATTGCAAtttattttccttttgttttcttgTAAGCTTTTGTTTGGTATGCCATGAAAAATGAGTGTTCTTATTTACCAAATTGATTTGTTAACATACCATTCATGTTTTGTATGCTGTAATTGTTGTGAAGCTGGATTTTAACATGAGAAAATTGTGTTCAATCTTGACATTTTAGGGGATCAACCTAAGAGATGCCATTGCTAGAGCTAGCAAAACCAGTATGAGGTTCTTTATATTATTGCATGCATTAAAGGAACAAATGTCATTTAGTTGATTGGAAGCTGACTCATGAGAAACTTTGGGAACATCAAAATTCTCATTTCTTCATTGTCAGGTCAGATTTAGTAATTCTATAAAAGGAAGGATATAGCAATTCCTTCATTGTATTAATCTCTTGTTGGCTAACTTGAAGGGATCAGCTGAAAATTAAATATGGTGAATGGATTAATCCTGAAGCATTGAATTGGTAATACTTCTATAGTTCCATGCTTAGTAGATCGAAGGTGGTGTCCAAATTGATGGAGGTGATGCACTGGTGCCAGATGGATCTAAATGATTGTTCTTTGAAATACTAAAGTtacatcatcaaaaaagaaagaaagaaagaaacaaagagaaAGAGGGTTGATGAATGAACTTGTTGAATTCCAAATTCATCAGAACTaacatttcttattttttaaatcacatgattttattttaaatacatTCTTGGAGTTGGATATTGTATTTTCTGAAGTGATGTTATGATTCTTGTCATTTATGTTTGAACAATGCTACTGATATAGAGAGAtcattttttctcctttcttcttgaaAATGCTACAATATTTTAAGATTTACACAGTTGCTCCACTAAATCACTCAAATCTCTCTCATCTGCCTAGCCTACATATTGCTTTCCCCTTTAAGTTTTCAGTTTAAACCGTCCTTGTCTTGGCACTGGAAGCTAGTGGAACATTGAAATACACCTTTTATTTTGGGGATTCTTGAAAAGTGTTTCTTCTACATCAAGCTGGAGAGAGGTTCACCATCTAATAAGCAGTTGTTATAATAAACAGAAAGGCCGGTGTTGTAATAAAATTAGTTCTTTTGGTCGTCTAGACTTTATGCATGGGCAAGACCTCTTGGGTATCTCAGAAGTGCCATTTGAATATTGTAGTAGCTTTCCAACTCTTCAGCATCTGTGGTGTATAATTGAATACATGCACATTGTGAACTGCCATGAAACCTGCCTTTTATAGATAAAGGAAACTTAAAACTAGCATCTTGTGTTTTGCACATTCTTAAGATTCACTGTGAAATTCCTCTGCAATTTTGGATGAAACGTCCCTGCTCTCCTTTTCCCAGATGACATCCAGCAACTTAAATTTATGGCCAGAGAGCTCAATAACTGTTTGATGCCAGTTTTTAATTTGTCCCTCATGTCAGCTCTGCATGGTGTGCCTGCAGATCTATTTCCATGTATGTTACCTTGCATGAAAATGAAATTCAGATGAAGTTTTCCCTAAAAAGAAAAATTCAGATGAAGCGTTAATAAAGCAACTTCCCTCCTTTGAATTCATACTGTGCCTACATGTTTTCATCAAGTGAGATCTTTGATACACGCTATGTGCTGCTGAACCTAGCCATACATTGATTGCCatttggacattgaacatgaactTCCCTTAAttagaaaaggttaaaaattcaACTAATGCTCAATAAATAAAATCTTCATCTTATAAAGCATCAAATAAGAGTGTGTAGATCTGGGGATGAAGAGAGTGTAGGTAATCAACAAGTGTCTTTATCTCACTCATGCATCTGTGTCAGCAATTTGCTATTCCATGTTATATTTGTTTTGTTTTACAAATTTCAGGATTTTATGGGAGGTTCCCATGACAGCATGGTAACACTAGAAAACAGAGTTCGGGGTCTTGAGAGGGTTGTTGAGGAGATGGCACGAGATTTGGCAATATCATCAGGAAGGAGAGGTGGTAACATGATGCTGGGTTTTGAGGCATCTCCTGGTAGGTCCTCAAGCAAATACAATGGTCTTCACGACTATTCAAGCTCAAAGTTTGGCAGGGGTGGTGATGGACGGATTCCTTTTGCAGAAAGATATCtctcatcagatagtataatttCTGGATTTAGGGGAAGAGATCCCCCTTGGAGATCAGATTCTGAAGCACGGGATCCTTATGCATATACTGCTCAAAGAAATGGAGTCATGAACTCTAGGAGAGGTCCTGGTGCTGTTTCTGTTGATGGTAGGGTACCTAGAACTGAACAGGATGGCGATCAGGTTGGTGCCAGGCGAGCTTGGGATAAGGGGCAAGGACCATTTAGGCTTGGTGAGGGTCCTTCTGCAAGAAGTGTTTGGCAAGCATCCAAGGATGAGGCTACTTTGGAAGCTATCCGAGTGGCTGGTGAAGATAATGGGACCTCTCGAATTGCAACACGAACAGctatcccggagctggatgctgAAGCTTTGACAGATGATAACCCAGGGCAGGAAAGGGGTCCACTTTGGGCTTCATGGACCCATGCTATGGATTCGCTTCATGTTGGTGACATGGATTCAGCATATGCTGAGGTTCTGTCTATAGGTGATGATCTATTACTCATAAAGTTGATGGATAAATCTGGTCCAGTTGTCGATCAACTTTCCAATGAAATAGCAAGTGAAGTCTTGCATGCGGTTGGGCAGTTTCTTATGGAGCAAAGCTTGTTTGATATAGCTCTGACCTGGCTTCAACAGGTATGCCTCTAACTTTGTAGTTCTGTCTGGAAACTATTGGTTAATATGATTATAGTTTATGATAGTATGTTTAAGATATGTTACATGATATATCTCCATGCATGTATACATGGCTACTTGTTGC
Coding sequences within it:
- the LOC105046879 gene encoding microtubule-associated protein TORTIFOLIA1 — encoded protein: MATTISKPSSKLSKSPSQSSTSKSSSSSLSSHLAMVELKSRILSALSKLSDRDTHQIAVDDLEKIIHTLPPDGVPMLLNALLHDPSPPPDPNSRQTPNVARRESLRLLALLCSSHPDAAAAHLPKIIAHLVRRLKDPASDSSVRDACRDAAGSLASIYLRSSAAANPEDTSAAAGGGGSSSPVVSLFVKPLFEAMGEQNKAVQAGAAMCLAKVMECAGGGGDGDGGRPAMAGAAFQRLCPRICKLLGGQSFLAKGALLSVVSSLAQVGAISPQNMQQVLQSVRECLENNDWATRKAAADTLSVLASSSMHLIADGASPTIVALEACRFDKVKPVRDSMMEALLSWKKIAGKGDDGNSEDFKDGKNCESADTEEKSENKRSSSSGRRPESIKDSSAGSSPTDHDSVSKGKGTSIPERAAVLLKKRAPTLTDKELNPEFFQKLETRSSDDLPVEVVVPRRCHQSSHSQGEEEPELSDSDPRGNSNNDGLACRESNDTHGRVNPNYQNAEKRSGAYDRPQHSDDFARDRWTEQRGFRAKDSKARAFDVDDRIEVSQKDPSVRVNIARGDGQAEGSFMNNKGNWLAIQRQLSQLERQQTNLMNMLQDFMGGSHDSMVTLENRVRGLERVVEEMARDLAISSGRRGGNMMLGFEASPGRSSSKYNGLHDYSSSKFGRGGDGRIPFAERYLSSDSIISGFRGRDPPWRSDSEARDPYAYTAQRNGVMNSRRGPGAVSVDGRVPRTEQDGDQVGARRAWDKGQGPFRLGEGPSARSVWQASKDEATLEAIRVAGEDNGTSRIATRTAIPELDAEALTDDNPGQERGPLWASWTHAMDSLHVGDMDSAYAEVLSIGDDLLLIKLMDKSGPVVDQLSNEIASEVLHAVGQFLMEQSLFDIALTWLQQLTDLVIENGADVLSIPIEGKREILLSLHEASAMEPPEDWEGATPVQIMMQLASCWGINLQQLIK